From a single Salvelinus namaycush isolate Seneca chromosome 14, SaNama_1.0, whole genome shotgun sequence genomic region:
- the LOC120058860 gene encoding transcription factor E2F1-like, whose translation MSEALISGQTSEDLLADFESLLNAGSIDLSENHQIVIISTPSNVGLNSVVPSNTGEILLFATPQGPADVVQDQRRPTLGRPPVKRKLDLDSDHQYVSTSRPPSLGRAPTSTPAPPRVPKPSTEKSRYDTSLNLTTKRFLDLLAQSPDGVVDLNWASQVLEVQKRRIYDITNVLEGIQLISKKSKNNIQWLGNRIDGASVSRYQDLQKEVSDLTQAEEKLDELITKCNLQLRLLTEDTQNKKLGYLMCQDLRKSFDSPDQLVMVIRAPPETQMQVSEPSEGYQVSLKSTQGPIDVFLCPEDISGVCSPVTGISPSKATYQIMPQPAEQPQCSSTQEMTSSTAASQQNSSPLPLFREAGAVLECDPFPNLGVLPEFDLSPLSSSDFLSVEGLGNPLDGFINLSPPQSHSYHFGLEEHEGITELFDSDFGDFTPLELGWRETPTEQE comes from the exons ATGTCAGAGGCACTCATATCAGGTCAGACGTCGGAGGATCTTTTGGCAGACTTTGAGTCTCTTTTGAATGCTGGGAGTATTGACCTATCAGAGAACCACCAGATAGTCATAATTTCCACCCCCAGCAATGTGGGCTTAAACTCAGTTGTCCCCAGCAACACTGGAGAGATCCTCCTGTTCGCTACCCCCCAAGGCCCTGCGGATGTGGTCCAGGACCAGCGGCGGCCAACTCTGGGACGACCTCCG GTGAAGAGGAAGCTGGACTTGGACAGTGATCACCAGTATGTCAGCACCTCTCGCCCACCCTCTCTTGGGAGGGCCCCAACGTCCACACCAGCACCACCCAGAG TTCCAAAGCCTTCGACGGAGAAGTCTCGCTATGACACATCTTTGAACCTGACCACCAAGCGCTTCTTGGACTTGCTAGCCCAGTCTCCTGACGGGGTGGTGGACCTCAACTGGGCCTCACAGGTCCTGGAAGTGCAGAAGAGACGCATCTATGACATCACCAATGTTTTGGAGGGTATCCAGCTCATCTCCAAGAAATCAAAGAACAACATACAATGGCT GGGGAACCGCATTGATGGAGCATCTGTTTCCCGTTACCAGGACCTACAGAAAGAGGTCTCTGATTTGACACAGGCGGAGGAGAAACTGGATGAGCTCATTACCAAGTGTAACCTCCAGCTCAGACTCCTCACTGAGGATACCCAGAACAAGAA GCTGGGTTATTTGATGTGCCAGGATCTACGGAAGTCTTTTGACTCTCCTGACCAGCTGGTGATGGTCATCAGAGCCCCTCCAGAGACCCAGATGCAAGTCTCAGAGCCCAGTGAG GGCTATCAGGTCTCCCTGAAGAGCACCCAGGGTCCCATTGATGTCTTCCTGTGTCCAGAGGACATTTCTGGTGTCTGCAGCCCAGTGACAGGCATCAGCCCTTCTAAAGCCACATACCAGATAATGCCCCAGCCTGCAGAACAACCACAGTGCAGTTCCACACAGGAAATGACATCGTCAACAGCTGCGTCCCAACAGAACTCCTCTCCACTGCCATTGTTTCGTGAAGCGG GAGCAGTCCTGGAATGTGACCCGTTCCCCAACTTGGGAGTGCTGCCAGAATTTGACCTTTCACCCTTGTCATCCTCTGACTTCCTCAGTGTGGAGGGCCTTGGTAACCCACTGGATGGGTTCATCAACCTGTCCCCTCCACAAAGCCACAGCTACCACTTTGGTCTAGAGGAGCATGAGGGCATCACTGAACTGTTTGACTCTGACTTTGGAGACTTCACCCCACTAGAGTTGGGGTGGAGAGAAACACCCACAGAACAAGAATGA